The following is a genomic window from Triplophysa rosa linkage group LG11, Trosa_1v2, whole genome shotgun sequence.
GAGGAATTAAACTTGTTTTGATTTACATACAATCCCTGAAGACCCTTACAGGCTCGCCTACTTCCAGTAATAAAAGCGAttgtctcaattatttctcagcATCCCTCAAATTACTCGGTAAACGAATAAGGAAATTAACATGTTCTCTACTCAACCCCGTGTCAAACAGGCTTGTTCACAATGGAGAGCCACAAACAGGTGGTGGAGAGGCTGCGGGGCGCTTTCCGCTCTGGAGTGACTCTTCCGATCCATTTTCGTCTAACTCAGCTAGAGGCCATGCTGTCAATGCTTGAAGACAATGAAGCGCAGATTTTAGAAGCACTACATGAAGACCTTGCTAAGGTATTAACACGCGCGGGCAGGTCCACAAGTAGCCTATTAAGTTTCAATTGATGCATTTATTTCTTCTTTCTGACAGCCCAAGTTTGAGGCGGTGCTGTCGGAGATTCATATGGTGGTGAATGACCTGTGCTACACAATCAGTAACTTGCACACCTGGATGCAGCCCATTTACGTGGGCACAAACCTGGTGAGATTCACACTTGAAATCTTTTCGTTGCATTATAAACATATGCACACATCATCCATTGCCCTCTGCTGCAAATCTGTTTATGACaatgcagaataaaaaaagaaacctgTGTTATTGTATTTGCATTTCAGGCGACAATGCTAGATGACTGTTTCATACGCAGGGAACCGTTAGGTGTCGTGTTGATTATTGGAGCGTGGAACTATCCTCTACAGCTCATTGTATTACCTTTGATAGGTGCCATTGCTGCAGGTACATCTATGTTTAATTGTCGTAGAGTCCTTATATGACACATCTACACTGTGTTTAACTTGGTGTCTTTTTATCAGGTAAATGTGCGATACTCAAACCGTCCGAAATAAGTCAGTCGACTGAAAAACTTCTTGCTGAACTCATTCCCAAATATCTGTCGAAGGTAATCCTGCTGTTTCCACTATGAGTCTTTTTTCAAATCTACTCTTATAAATAGGCTTATGTGtgccttttgtttttttcttggaggACTGTTATGCTGTCGTTTGTGGTGGACCAGAAGAGACCAAGTCATTGCTGGAGAACCGATATGATCATATATTCTACACAGGTAGGCGTTGTCATTGTTGTCAACATAAAACCTGccacatttttatttgcttCAACCTCACCTTCTCGCTCCTTCAGGCTCTCAATCCGTGGCTCGTTGCATCCTCCAAGCTGCTGCCGTGCACCTGACCCCGGTAACGCTGGAGCTTGGTGGCAAGTGTCCTTGCTTGTTATATGGCCATCTAGACATGAAAGCTGCCGCTAAGAGGCTGGTGTGGGCCAAGTTTTTCAATGTAGGGCAGAGCTGTGTGGCTCCAGACTATGTTTTATGCACTGCTGAGACAAGGGATCTATTGCTACCGTTTATCAAAGAGGCTCTGGAGAGCTTTTATGGATCTGAGCCCCAGCAAAGCCAGGATTTGGGTCGGATTGTGACAGACAGGCACTGGAACCGATTGGTTGAGCTGCTGAAGAGGTCTGAGGGGAAGGTGGTGATCGGAGGACAGAGTGTCAAAGAAGAGAAGTACATTGGTGAGTAGTATGCAGTGCCTTGAAAAATATTCAATCAATGACACATTTTGCTTGCAGGTCTGTTATtgactctttctctcttcagcCCCCACAGTGGTCGTTGATGTGCAGGAGTCTGATGCTCTAATGCAAGAGGAAATTTTTGGCCCCATCCTCCCTATTCTGACTATAAAGTCTCTCGATGAGGGAATCAATTTCATCAATGAAAGAGAAAAGCCACTTGCACTTTATGTGTTTTCAGATGAGTCTCCGGTATGGAgggttaaaataaaatcaatttggaggaacttatttaaaatgataagtCTGAGATACATGGATGCTTATATTTTTCTTCAAGATTGTGACCACAGTTCTTGAGAGAACCAGCAGTGGAGGATTCTGTTCCAATGATGGGATAGTTCACATGTCTCTTCCTGGTTTACCGTTTGGAGGAGTGGGTGAGTGTACCagcgcacatacagtataaatccATTTCTTTAATGTAACAACTACAGCACATGCAAATTGACGTTCCTATACAATACACCTTCAACTTCCTATAGGCAAATAATGCTGCAATTGAATGAGATCTGAGAAACAAATTGTCTTTTGTGCATGTTGATACAGGTGCCAGCGGGATGGGCAGCTATCACGGCCGCTGGGGTTTTGAGACGTTCAGTCACAAGCGCAGCTGCATGCTGAGGGGCTGGGTACTGGAACGCGTCAACGTGTTGCGCAACCCCCCCTACAAAGAGAGCAATCTCAGCTGGCTGCGCTGGGCCACCACTGCCAAGAAAAAGGGATGGGCGGGGTGCTCTGTTATGTGAGGGGCAGTCACTTCcattaaacaatttaaaaaggCATAACAGTCTGAGGTTTGGTCAGAATGTTGTCTTGGGATTTCCAATAATATAAAGATATATTTGATTGACTCTGCGCACATATTTCAATTCTCCACCAGAGGGCAGCGTTCAGACACGCACACTAAAATATCTATTTACTAAATCTTTCATAATTCTGCTAGTGTGTATATACTCTGttgattaaaatatatacaggtgAGCACCTGAATAGTCAGAATCAGAGTCAATAAATGGATCATCCAAGTGTGTTATCTACATTAACCCTCTACAATGCGAGTAAATTTCCCAATAGGcgactaaaaatgtatttaattagcCAATGGATAGTACATTTTCCCATTTTACTGGCCTGTGATTAAGGTTAGATGCGAAGAATAAGTTCAGCGCAGATATAATTTCAACGCCTGCCTTGACAGTACAGCGTCTTTTAGCCGAGAGCGCCTTCTGTCACCTTTTCTTACGCCCTCAACTTCTTGATGTGTAAAGAGAATTGACTCATCACATCAAATGgtcttctttctttcctttacTTTGGATGAAAATGGTAGATTCAATGGAAAATTAATATGGAAAGATAAAGAAAAATTCTGATGAGTATGTttcgtttattttcttttgttcatttGCATTGATCATGCATTTCCTGTAAAAAGTGTCAAGTGAAGTAAAATACTAGCATTTGCTAAGCAATGATAGATTAAATGAATTTGGAAACAAAGAAAATTTCAGACaaggtatgtttttttttcatttgcgtTCATGCATTTTATGTAAAAAGTCTGGcgagtaaaaaaaaatgtaatagccAATGGCGACTCAAGCTTCATTGTGTCCGTAGAGGGTTGCATATAAAAGTTGGCATTTGTAGATTTATGTTTGGATACGTAATATTTTTCTATGTTCTACATATTTTGCCATACAGGTATAGTGTTATAGAATagtgtttttattcttgaaaatATAAAGAAGCattgtatgtgtgtatttgaTGTTATTTTAATCTTCGAGATaaagtacaaaaataaagtCTGACAAACATACATTACTACTACTAGCCATAAATGATTAAGCTGGTGATCATCTTAATAgttctatataatatattatacattgTACTGTAGTACATTTATTTCTTGAAAGAGAAACCAGCTACTTTTATGagatgatttatttgaatcattatctataaaatattttcttgaaTTTTTTTGACAGTGATTATATTAAAACTGAAAAGTAGATTATCAacctatattttatttatgtgacATAaatatgtgcacacacacacacattccaaGTGCAGACATCAAACCCTGCACTGGAATCTTGTATTCTCATCCTGCtaaagatatttttgaaaaacatatgAGGTCTTTCACATTTCTCTAATTTGCATTTGTTAGGTCCAGATTCCAGTACTGTTTCACAAGCCTAGACCTAGTGAGACTAATCGATAAAATAGCAAATACAAAAGGCAGGTCACAGGGTTCAGATGCGTGCGCGCGCGGGTGACTGTCCTCTCGGGTACATCTCATCAGAAACACTGAACCAGTAACACAGTTGTTTGCTCCTGCATGAAGTCTAATTCAGGGTTCAGGTTTGTAGGAGGAGGTGGGGTTGCTGCCAGATTGGCCTGGCTCTGAGGCTTGTGGCTGAGGGGAGGCGGAGGTGCTCGCAGGACTGGCGGGTTCTTTTTGAACAAGTTCTGGCTCATCCTGGCCAGCCTGTGGAGGATGAACAAGGACCTTGTCGATGATCCCGAAATCCTGAGCTTCCATTGGACTCATGTACCTGTCTCTCTCCATCACACTGTCTACGtgaggacaaaaaaaaaaagaaatttgatGAAGACGGGAACCCATAAAACATTCCacgtaaaactttaaaaaggcaGTTACCTATAGTCTCCAAAGGCTGGCCTGTGtgttttgaataaataatgttgaTCTGTCTTTTCAGCTTGAGAATCTCCTCTGCCTGGATTGCAATATCTGTTGCTTGCCCCTGTAGTTATACATGtacatttcttttcattttctgtatagTTATGATTTTCTGTTTAGTGGTTCATTCTTAAATTCATTCTTACCCTTGCACCTCCAGAAGGCTGGTGCACCATGATTCTCGCATTGGGCAGGGAATGCCTCATGCCCGCGGTTCCTGACGCCAGCAGCAGACTGCCCATACTGGCAGCCTGACCCACGCACCAGGTAGAGATGGGATTCAAGATGTACTGCATGGTGTCGTAGATCGCAAGTCCAGCTGTAACTACACCACCTATAATAGATTTAAAATAAAGGACAACAAGGAGAAGGCATGTGAACAAAGCACCAAAATACATCTTGAAAATTAATTTCGAAAGATTACTGTCGATTTTACAGCTTTTCAATATGGAGaccttttgttttttacataTACTACTATAATAGTGATGATGTAGACAAACTTCTTCTGTGAAAAGACTCACTCACCAGGGCTGTTGATGTACATGTGAATAGGTTTGTTATTGCTCTCCGACTGGAGAAAAAGAAGCTGAGCAATAACCAGAGAGGCCACAGAGTCATCAATCtagataaaaatattaaacacaaaatatttacacaatgaggaacacacacacacatatatattttgATCCAGTTTCTCCTAGTACTTAACTTACTGGACCCATGACACAAATGATTCTCTCTCTGAGTAGTCTTGAGTAGATGTCATATGCACGCTCTCCTCGTCCCTGAAACAGACCAAATGTCGCAATGACTTGAGGTAGCTGTCAACTTTAATCTGTATCATTTATTATCTTTATGCgagtcattcaaatgtagttttATAGATGATATGGACTCTACAGCTTCCCTCTAACTAGATGATAACTGTCAAGGTTGAAAGCCAGCAAAAAAGAAAGACCAACCAATTTGCCCTTACCGTCTGCTCCACGACGATGGGTATAAGAGGACTTCTCCATAGCGCAGTCTGATGAATGGAACGAATCCCTTTGAATGTAGTAGAACCACATTGTAAGACCCtctataaaaacaacaacaacgatCGATGGTCAAGACAGGAACTCTCCCATTTTGGGCAAGATTATAGTACGTGTTTAGTATTACTTTACCATTATtattacacatacacagatcAAATAAGACTCTGACACTATTTAAAGTTTTAACAGAAGGAAACACGTAGAATTTAAGACGTTTAAGCCATTTGAAGAACTGCAAACTTGCTGGCAAATGAATAGTTACACTGTAATTAGGATTTTGATCAGTAGTTTAAATGTCATTGCTACTGTAGTAAGAGATGTTTCGATTTGTTACATGATTATCACAATTTTATAATTTCATATTTGATGTACAGAAGGCAGTTTAATACTCACTTGCAATAACATGTTTCTGTTGAGCAACCCCTTACACGACCCCTGTTCACCCGGATGTGATCAGAACAGCGTGACCGTGAAGCAGCTCCGCTGTCACATGATGTAATCCAATGTAAGACTGCGCATGAGCGCTAGATGGCGCGATTCACTTCAGTACTGCGGGCTGAAACCTTATCAAGTATAGGCTACTTTAGATCTAAATAATaagaaaattgtatttatttaaataggaTTGAGGAGACCCCTACTtataacatttctttctttcattgttttatattttctcggaataaatgtaaaaaaatatattggtaCTTTGTATTTGCTTTTCTTGTGCCTTGCTTTATAACGTTAACTTACCTGTTTATTTACacatatcagtgccattgtatATGTATGTTTTGTTCAATATGTTCAATAAAAAGTATACTTCAGATCTAATGGATGCATTAAAAACATTCTAAAAAGCACTGACAATAATTTAATACCATTAACGAGTAGGATATAgctttatcttatttacattcatattttgagTGTCTTTTTTGCATATCTGcgtgtaaatgtatatttcttttTATCTTGAGACTAAAGAAAGAgtgtatgtattttaaattgGTTGTTGTTATTATGGCATGTAATATGTTTTCTTTAATTATATTTCGTGTATTTAAGACAAAATTAGTTTTTTAACGATAAGGAATCGCCACGGGTGATCGCAATGATGCTTGACATACGACAGGGGCGCCATTGAGATGGTTGTTCCGAAGTCACTCTCGATTTGACATTGTTGAAAACTTTCTCCTTTCTGTCAGAAGACATGTCAAATAACAGCGCAAACAACAGCCTGGTGCTTTTGCAGAAAACCGTAAAGCAGCTGCGACTCGAAGCAGGCATCCGCAGAATTAAGGTGAGTTAACGAAAATAAACCAAAAGATCTGAAATGTTTGCGAACAGTGAACAGGGTGTGACTTGACAGACTTGTTTCTTGCTCACGGCAGACAGTCTCTGGAAATTTTGCGTCTTGGGACAATCCGTGTTAATGTTTAGCCTACGTTTGATGTGAGCTTTTACAACATAGTTCATACAAATAAAGTGGCACAGCTGTTCGCTTTCAATGACAGTCGTGGCCTGTAAAGACTAAAGACAATCACCGTCGTTTTTAGCCATCTGGTTTCGAGGCTATACGCCTTCACCGGTGGATGACAACTTGCTTGTAAACTGATTCAATCAAACGTTGTCAACCAGCAGAAATGTTTCCGCATGCTTGTAGTTTTGGTGTATTATATTCACGCCAAAGCACAAATGCTTAAAACTATTCCTCGTGTAGTTATTCTAGATTTTAAAACTCTTTCAGTCGCGCGACAGTGGAGCTCTTTGTTGATCGCGAGACAGTGGCGCAATTGTTGCCCGAAAAATCCAGATCCTTATTAGTAACCACATTACCACTGTCCCCAAAACACagttatttatgtgtttttaaattaaCCACGAATTAAATAAAGACTCCGTGATGCTTTTCAGAAATATCCTCCTTAAACCATTTTATCTGTTTATGTATAAATACAGCATTGAGTGCAAGTTGTCTCATTTTCTAACTATTGAAAAGGTTATCTCGGGGCATGTTATTATTACAATGGAGACCGTCGCTAAAACCTTTTGGCTAAAATATAAATAGCAATAAAATTATGACAAAACAGCACGAAGTGTTCACTTGTTAACCCACAAGCTTTTATTTCATTAG
Proteins encoded in this region:
- the clpp gene encoding ATP-dependent Clp protease proteolytic subunit, mitochondrial; the protein is MLLQRVLQCGSTTFKGIRSIHQTALWRSPLIPIVVEQTGRGERAYDIYSRLLRERIICVMGPIDDSVASLVIAQLLFLQSESNNKPIHMYINSPGGVVTAGLAIYDTMQYILNPISTWCVGQAASMGSLLLASGTAGMRHSLPNARIMVHQPSGGARGQATDIAIQAEEILKLKRQINIIYSKHTGQPLETIDSVMERDRYMSPMEAQDFGIIDKVLVHPPQAGQDEPELVQKEPASPASTSASPQPQASEPGQSGSNPTSSYKPEP
- the aldh3b1 gene encoding aldehyde dehydrogenase family 3 member B1, which gives rise to MESHKQVVERLRGAFRSGVTLPIHFRLTQLEAMLSMLEDNEAQILEALHEDLAKPKFEAVLSEIHMVVNDLCYTISNLHTWMQPIYVGTNLATMLDDCFIRREPLGVVLIIGAWNYPLQLIVLPLIGAIAAGKCAILKPSEISQSTEKLLAELIPKYLSKDCYAVVCGGPEETKSLLENRYDHIFYTGSQSVARCILQAAAVHLTPVTLELGGKCPCLLYGHLDMKAAAKRLVWAKFFNVGQSCVAPDYVLCTAETRDLLLPFIKEALESFYGSEPQQSQDLGRIVTDRHWNRLVELLKRSEGKVVIGGQSVKEEKYIAPTVVVDVQESDALMQEEIFGPILPILTIKSLDEGINFINEREKPLALYVFSDESPIVTTVLERTSSGGFCSNDGIVHMSLPGLPFGGVGASGMGSYHGRWGFETFSHKRSCMLRGWVLERVNVLRNPPYKESNLSWLRWATTAKKKGWAGCSVM